The sequence below is a genomic window from Streptosporangium lutulentum.
CGTGGGTCGGACCGTTCGCCACCAGATGCTGCGCTGACAGCCAGGCGATCAGAAGGCCCCGGGTCCGGATTTCGGACTCGGGGCCTTCTGCTTTTCCGCCCCTTCATCGAACCCCGAGCACCAAGGAGAGACATGGTCATCGTCATGGGCCCCGATGCCACCCAGGAAGACATCGAGGCGATCGTGGAGATCATCGACACGGCGGGAGGCGACGCCTTCGTCAGCCGCGGAGTGAGCCGTACGATCATCGGCCTCGTCGGCGACGTCGCCCAGTTCACGACGCTCGACCTGCGCGGCATGCGCGGGGTGGCCGACGTGATGCGGGTGACCGCGCCCTACAAGCTGGTGAGCCGGGACAACCATCCCGAGCGGTCCACCGTCCGGGTCGGCGGCGTGCCGATCGGTCCCGGCACGGTCACGCTGATCGCCGGCCCGTGCGCGGTGGAGACCCCGCGGCAGACGCTGGAGGCGGCCCAGATGGCCAGGGCCGCCGGCGCCACCCTGCTGCGCGGCGGCGCCTACAAGCCCCGTACCTCCCCCTACGCCTTCCAGGGGCTCGGCGAGGCGGGCCTGCGGATCCTCGCCGACGTGCGCGAGCAGACCGGCCTGCCCATCGTCACCGAGGTCGTCGACGCCCACGACGTGGAACTGGTCGCCTCCTACGCCGACATGCTGCAGGTCGGCACCCGCAACGCGCAGAACTTCGCGCTGCTCCAGGCGGTCGGCGGGATCGGCAAGCCGGTCATGCTCAAGCGCGGCATGAACGCCACCATCGAGGAGTGGTTGATGGCCGCCGAGTACATCGCCCAGCGCGGCAACCTCGACATCGTGCTGTGCGAGCGCGGCATCCGCACCTTCGAGACCGCCACCCGCAACACCCTGGACGTCTCCGCGGTCCCGGTCGCCCAGCGGCTGTCGCACCTGCCGGTCATCATCGACCCGTCCCACTCCGGCGGCCGGCGCGAC
It includes:
- the aroF gene encoding 3-deoxy-7-phosphoheptulonate synthase, yielding MVIVMGPDATQEDIEAIVEIIDTAGGDAFVSRGVSRTIIGLVGDVAQFTTLDLRGMRGVADVMRVTAPYKLVSRDNHPERSTVRVGGVPIGPGTVTLIAGPCAVETPRQTLEAAQMARAAGATLLRGGAYKPRTSPYAFQGLGEAGLRILADVREQTGLPIVTEVVDAHDVELVASYADMLQVGTRNAQNFALLQAVGGIGKPVMLKRGMNATIEEWLMAAEYIAQRGNLDIVLCERGIRTFETATRNTLDVSAVPVAQRLSHLPVIIDPSHSGGRRDLVLPLTRAAVAVGADGVIIDVHPQPEQALCDGPQALVDGDLDELARVMREFPPLLGKVAAVDALTPA